From a single Ignavibacteria bacterium genomic region:
- the glgC gene encoding glucose-1-phosphate adenylyltransferase, translating into MIPGASILRDTITMILAGGVGQRLFPLTAYRSKPAVPFGGKYRIIDFALSNCLNSGLRKIYILVQYKSDSLNQHIYEAWSIFNPELGEFIYSVPPQKKMSSDWYLGTANAIYQNMNLFQGDKRGKWVLILSGDHIYKMDYLKQLIYHNDVKADLSLSCMPVPTEEADRFGIVETDENSKVMNFIEKPDNPPEIPGNPGYSYVNMGIYVFNAKLLREVLIEMESKNIPNNDFGQDVIPYMIKQGLNVVAYPFVDENKKNKPYWKDIGTIESYYEASMDLINVVPEFNLYDMEWPLRTYQYQFPPAKTVSHWGERIGRTLNSLICDGTIVSGGLIERSIIGANVRVNSYSYVTDSMIMNNCNIGRNVKIRRAIIDKNVHIPPGTEIGFDLEKDKQRFTVTETGIVVIPKNYVFA; encoded by the coding sequence ATGATTCCGGGAGCGTCAATTTTAAGAGACACCATCACCATGATTCTTGCTGGTGGTGTCGGGCAACGGTTGTTTCCACTTACAGCCTATAGAAGTAAACCTGCAGTCCCCTTCGGAGGGAAATACAGAATTATAGATTTTGCACTTTCAAACTGCCTCAACTCCGGTTTGAGAAAAATCTACATCCTCGTTCAATACAAGTCTGATTCGTTGAATCAGCACATCTATGAGGCATGGAGTATTTTTAATCCGGAGCTCGGGGAGTTCATTTATTCAGTTCCACCTCAGAAGAAGATGAGCAGTGACTGGTATCTCGGCACCGCAAACGCCATCTACCAGAATATGAATCTCTTCCAGGGAGACAAAAGAGGAAAATGGGTTTTGATCCTTAGCGGTGACCATATCTACAAGATGGATTATTTGAAACAACTGATCTATCACAATGATGTGAAAGCCGACCTTTCCCTCTCCTGCATGCCTGTCCCCACAGAAGAAGCAGACAGATTTGGAATAGTGGAAACCGATGAAAATTCCAAGGTAATGAATTTTATCGAAAAACCCGATAATCCACCTGAAATACCCGGAAATCCAGGTTATTCCTATGTGAACATGGGAATCTATGTATTCAATGCCAAACTCTTGAGAGAAGTCCTCATCGAAATGGAATCAAAAAATATTCCTAACAACGATTTTGGGCAGGATGTAATTCCTTACATGATAAAACAGGGTTTGAATGTTGTTGCTTATCCTTTCGTGGATGAGAACAAGAAAAATAAACCTTACTGGAAAGACATCGGAACCATCGAGAGCTACTACGAAGCCAGCATGGATCTTATAAATGTAGTACCTGAGTTCAACCTCTACGATATGGAGTGGCCTCTTCGTACATATCAGTATCAGTTTCCTCCTGCGAAAACAGTTTCTCACTGGGGCGAAAGAATCGGGCGTACCCTCAACTCTTTGATTTGTGATGGCACTATCGTTTCCGGAGGTCTTATCGAGAGATCAATCATCGGTGCTAATGTGCGCGTCAATTCGTACTCATATGTGACAGATTCAATGATTATGAATAATTGTAACATCGGACGAAATGTGAAAATCAGAAGAGCCATAATTGACAAGAATGTCCATATCCCTCCGGGAACTGAAATCGGTTTTGATCTTGAAAAAGATAAACAACGGTTTACAGTAACCGAAACGGGAATCGTCGTAATTCCAAAAAATTATGTTTTTGCTTAA
- the ychF gene encoding redox-regulated ATPase YchF — MQIGLIGLQNSGKTTLFKTLAEGSSGIESNRAVVKVPDDRLDELTGLFNPKKEVHATLEVVDIPGLQVGDDEKLKITSDFLNKVKNNDLLLHVVREFPNDSVSHPEGRIDPIADIEFLETEFLLTDLAMVENRIEKLKKELMKTKTDKLMKEMSIFETFKDHLENERPLRSVEIEENDLKLLSGFQFLTLKPMIIGINFSDESKEKVSGLLEEVKKKYPSFEHNIVPFFAQFEMELSQLSEEEAEAFKEDLGITESALTRILRSSYELLGLQSFFTVGEDECRAWTIKKGYTAQQSAGVIHSDFFNKFIRAEVVHYTDYIAHGSFPKCKEAGVWRLEGKEYIVKDGDILNIRHS, encoded by the coding sequence ATGCAAATTGGCTTGATCGGATTGCAAAACTCAGGTAAAACCACCCTCTTTAAAACTCTCGCTGAAGGCTCTTCAGGTATTGAATCGAATCGTGCTGTTGTAAAAGTGCCCGATGACAGGCTGGATGAGCTGACAGGGCTTTTCAATCCGAAGAAAGAAGTCCACGCAACCCTTGAAGTTGTGGATATTCCGGGACTTCAGGTTGGTGACGATGAAAAATTGAAGATCACATCTGATTTTTTAAATAAAGTAAAAAATAATGATCTCCTCCTTCATGTGGTAAGGGAATTTCCAAACGATTCCGTCTCACATCCTGAGGGAAGGATTGACCCGATAGCTGACATAGAGTTTCTTGAAACAGAATTTCTTCTGACTGATCTTGCGATGGTCGAGAACAGGATAGAAAAGCTAAAGAAGGAACTGATGAAGACAAAGACAGATAAACTCATGAAAGAGATGAGTATATTTGAAACTTTCAAAGATCATCTGGAGAACGAAAGACCCCTTAGATCGGTTGAAATAGAGGAGAACGATCTAAAGCTTTTGAGTGGTTTTCAGTTTCTTACATTGAAGCCGATGATTATCGGGATCAATTTTTCGGACGAATCGAAAGAGAAGGTCTCCGGTTTGCTGGAAGAAGTAAAGAAAAAATACCCCTCATTTGAACACAATATCGTTCCATTTTTCGCTCAGTTTGAGATGGAACTGTCACAACTTAGTGAAGAAGAGGCAGAGGCATTCAAAGAAGACCTCGGCATCACAGAATCAGCCCTCACCAGAATCCTTCGCAGTTCATATGAACTGCTTGGTTTGCAGTCATTCTTCACGGTCGGTGAGGATGAGTGCAGGGCATGGACCATAAAGAAAGGATACACAGCTCAGCAGTCTGCGGGCGTTATCCATTCCGATTTTTTTAATAAATTCATTCGTGCTGAAGTTGTTCACTATACTGACTACATAGCTCATGGATCATTCCCGAAATGTAAAGAAGCGGGAGTGTGGAGACTTGAAGGTAAGGAATATATAGTGAAAGATGGTGATATACTAAATATCAGGCACAGTTAA
- the typA gene encoding translational GTPase TypA, which produces MFALDKIRNIAIIAHVDHGKTTLVDFILKQTGAFRDNQQVQGRVMDSNDIERERGITILAKNLSVYYKDYKINIIDTPGHADFGGEVERTLRMVDGVLLLVDAAEGPLPQTKFVLKKSLELGLKPVVVINKIDRKDARPDEVLNEIFDLFVALGASDEQLDFAYVYAIAKQGIAKVNLEDDSQTLEPLLDLILSRIAVPTAVREEPFRMLISAIDYNDYLGRIGIGKIHYGQVKIGDQIVHITREGDKQNAKVTRLYEFENIKRKEVDSAFAGDIVAIAGLEDLDIGDTLCDPSKPEVIESLAVEEPRITMNFMVNNSPFAGQEGKYVTTRNISERLSKELKSNVGLRVEMTDSPDIFKVSGRGELHLSILIENMRREGYELQVSRPEVILKKILDVVSEPIEHVIIDVPEAFVGTVIEKLGKRKGEMKNMIPFNENTRLEFFIPSRGLIGYRSEFMTDTKGEGILHHNFHSYEPYKGEIQSRSRGALVSMETGMATAYSINKLQERSVFFIDPGTRVYEGMVVGENSREMDMPVNVTRAKQLTNFRASGTDDAIRLEPARILSLEQALEWITDDEFVEITPASIRIRKRYLTEMDRKNARLAQRQLDKENNNQ; this is translated from the coding sequence TTGTTCGCACTTGACAAGATAAGAAATATAGCAATTATAGCACATGTTGATCATGGTAAGACCACACTTGTAGATTTTATATTGAAACAAACCGGAGCCTTTAGAGACAATCAACAGGTTCAGGGAAGGGTAATGGATTCCAATGATATCGAAAGAGAAAGAGGAATCACTATTCTTGCAAAAAATTTAAGCGTATATTACAAAGACTATAAGATAAATATTATTGATACACCAGGGCACGCCGATTTCGGAGGCGAAGTGGAGAGAACACTTCGTATGGTCGATGGTGTTTTGCTTTTGGTGGATGCAGCGGAGGGACCACTTCCTCAGACGAAATTCGTTTTGAAAAAATCACTTGAACTTGGGCTGAAACCGGTGGTCGTAATCAATAAAATTGACAGAAAAGATGCCAGACCTGACGAAGTACTCAACGAGATTTTCGATCTCTTTGTAGCTCTTGGGGCAAGCGATGAGCAACTCGATTTTGCGTATGTTTATGCAATTGCAAAACAGGGTATAGCGAAGGTCAATCTTGAAGATGACTCACAAACGCTTGAACCCCTGCTCGATCTTATTCTCAGCAGAATTGCAGTCCCAACTGCCGTAAGGGAAGAGCCATTTAGAATGCTCATTTCTGCAATCGATTACAATGACTACCTCGGGCGTATCGGAATAGGAAAAATTCATTATGGTCAGGTAAAGATTGGTGATCAGATTGTTCATATCACCCGTGAAGGTGACAAGCAGAATGCAAAAGTAACCAGACTTTACGAATTTGAAAACATTAAGAGAAAAGAAGTAGATTCAGCTTTTGCAGGTGATATTGTGGCGATTGCAGGTCTCGAAGATCTCGACATCGGTGATACACTTTGCGATCCTTCAAAGCCGGAGGTTATCGAATCGCTTGCAGTTGAGGAACCACGAATCACCATGAACTTTATGGTGAATAACTCGCCCTTTGCCGGTCAGGAAGGGAAATATGTGACCACCAGAAACATCAGCGAAAGACTTTCGAAGGAATTGAAATCGAATGTCGGGCTTCGTGTGGAGATGACAGATTCACCGGATATTTTTAAGGTAAGTGGAAGAGGCGAATTGCATCTTTCAATTCTTATCGAAAACATGAGACGGGAAGGTTATGAACTTCAGGTGAGCAGACCGGAGGTAATCCTTAAGAAGATACTTGATGTTGTGAGTGAGCCGATTGAGCATGTAATTATCGATGTCCCGGAAGCATTTGTTGGGACGGTAATCGAGAAACTTGGCAAAAGAAAGGGAGAAATGAAAAACATGATCCCGTTCAATGAGAATACCAGACTCGAGTTTTTTATCCCTTCACGCGGTTTGATAGGTTACAGAAGTGAATTCATGACCGATACAAAAGGAGAAGGAATTCTTCACCACAATTTTCACTCGTATGAACCATATAAAGGTGAAATTCAAAGCAGATCACGCGGAGCACTTGTCTCCATGGAAACCGGAATGGCAACTGCCTATTCGATAAACAAACTTCAGGAAAGATCTGTATTTTTTATAGATCCCGGAACGAGAGTCTATGAAGGAATGGTGGTTGGTGAAAACTCCAGAGAAATGGACATGCCGGTGAATGTCACAAGGGCTAAACAGTTAACGAACTTTAGAGCTTCGGGTACTGATGATGCAATAAGACTTGAACCTGCAAGAATTTTAAGCCTCGAACAGGCACTCGAATGGATAACCGATGATGAATTCGTTGAGATTACTCCGGCTTCCATCAGGATAAGAAAAAGATATCTGACCGAAATGGATAGAAAAAATGCCCGCCTTGCTCAAAGGCAACTTGACAAAGAGAATAACAACCAATAG
- a CDS encoding PAS domain S-box protein codes for MNENSDIKIGKSGTFFEKFHKSPAPMMIIDLHKKCLIKEANSASAEFLGLGKGNVVGKELPRILLGDEYTDDSCIAIKSKFLAGSISLGFKDSSGREKFVEIFSVPVFYEDNYYDLVMLKDLTAAIREEKLRRATNLISEAANVSFDLFKLYESVHHIVSDLMPAKNFFMSLVDEEKKTISFPYFVDEIDSPEGPVSLPERPIDSKTLTSYVIRKGIPLLLGRTDFANLERLGVIELYGGDCEEWMGVPLKNNEGKIIGVIVVQRYDDSTRKYDQIDVDTLNFVSNQIAMAIELKKKEEILKESEAKYRSLIENLNDIIYIYDIKGNLRYISPAVANYGYTVEELTGKNLNHIVHEEDMIKFKKHTLEVLKGDVQPITVRLYDKQGEIHYFHTINSVIEEDGKKLINGTLSDITERVKIEDELKSSEQKLMEANHAKDRFFSILAHDLKSPFTGILGFSEFLLNDIADLSMDEISEFAGRINSSAKAILELLNNLLDWSRIQSNRLKFVPDEVTVSHILYKVNSVLMPLTIEKGLELIMDLDDEIKVMADEDMLQTVFRNLISNSIKFTPRGGSIIVSGEVEDDRIRFSVSDSGVGMPPETVAKLFKINELVTTSGTENEKGTGLGLLLCYEFVKRHGGVLEVESRVGEGTTFSFTIALA; via the coding sequence ATGAACGAAAATTCCGACATCAAAATAGGTAAATCAGGGACTTTTTTCGAAAAGTTTCATAAAAGTCCTGCTCCGATGATGATCATTGATCTTCATAAAAAATGTTTGATTAAGGAGGCTAACAGCGCCTCTGCGGAATTTTTGGGATTGGGCAAGGGAAATGTGGTCGGCAAGGAATTGCCAAGGATATTACTGGGTGATGAGTATACCGACGACAGTTGTATCGCAATCAAGTCAAAATTCCTCGCGGGAAGCATTTCACTCGGATTTAAAGACAGCAGCGGAAGGGAAAAATTTGTAGAAATTTTTTCCGTACCTGTGTTCTATGAAGACAATTACTACGATCTGGTAATGTTGAAAGACTTGACGGCTGCGATAAGAGAGGAAAAACTGCGTAGAGCAACAAACCTCATCTCAGAAGCTGCAAATGTGTCCTTCGATCTTTTCAAGTTGTACGAGAGTGTTCATCATATCGTATCAGATTTGATGCCAGCAAAAAATTTCTTCATGTCACTCGTGGACGAGGAAAAAAAGACCATATCGTTCCCTTATTTTGTGGATGAAATAGATTCACCCGAGGGACCAGTTTCACTTCCTGAAAGACCAATTGATTCAAAAACATTGACAAGTTATGTCATCAGAAAGGGGATTCCTCTCCTTTTAGGCAGAACTGATTTTGCCAATCTCGAGAGATTGGGAGTAATTGAATTATATGGTGGCGACTGCGAAGAGTGGATGGGAGTTCCGCTTAAGAACAATGAAGGGAAGATAATCGGGGTCATCGTGGTTCAGAGATATGATGACAGTACAAGAAAATATGATCAGATTGATGTCGATACACTGAATTTTGTCTCCAACCAGATAGCCATGGCTATTGAACTGAAGAAAAAGGAAGAGATTCTCAAAGAGAGTGAAGCCAAATACCGTTCTCTGATTGAGAATTTGAATGACATTATTTACATCTATGATATCAAAGGTAATCTTAGATATATAAGTCCTGCAGTGGCAAATTACGGATATACAGTAGAGGAATTAACCGGCAAAAACCTGAATCATATTGTTCACGAAGAAGATATGATTAAGTTTAAGAAGCATACTCTTGAAGTCTTGAAAGGTGATGTCCAGCCAATTACGGTGAGACTGTATGACAAGCAGGGTGAAATTCATTATTTTCATACAATTAACAGTGTTATTGAAGAAGATGGCAAGAAACTGATCAATGGTACTCTGAGCGATATTACCGAGAGAGTAAAGATTGAGGACGAACTGAAAAGCAGTGAACAGAAACTGATGGAAGCCAATCACGCTAAAGACCGGTTCTTTTCAATCCTTGCTCACGATTTGAAGAGCCCTTTCACCGGTATACTCGGTTTCTCGGAGTTCCTTCTGAATGATATCGCAGATTTGAGTATGGATGAGATTAGTGAATTTGCCGGGAGAATCAATTCTTCTGCGAAAGCTATCCTTGAATTGCTCAACAATCTTTTAGACTGGTCGAGAATTCAGTCGAACAGATTAAAATTTGTACCTGATGAAGTGACAGTTTCACACATTCTCTACAAAGTAAATTCTGTTCTAATGCCTCTGACAATAGAAAAGGGTTTGGAACTGATAATGGATCTCGATGATGAGATAAAAGTGATGGCCGATGAAGACATGCTTCAGACAGTTTTTCGAAATCTGATTTCCAACAGCATCAAGTTTACCCCTAGAGGAGGCAGCATCATAGTTTCGGGTGAGGTCGAGGATGACCGGATTAGATTTTCAGTAAGTGATTCGGGCGTTGGGATGCCCCCCGAGACTGTAGCCAAGCTGTTTAAGATAAATGAGCTGGTGACAACATCCGGAACGGAGAATGAGAAAGGGACAGGTTTGGGTCTTCTTCTATGCTATGAATTCGTGAAGCGACACGGTGGTGTGCTTGAAGTTGAGAGTCGTGTTGGCGAAGGAACAACTTTTAGTTTTACAATTGCTTTGGCCTAA
- a CDS encoding DUF3298 domain-containing protein: MKAQAFLFYIVFSILVSAQPVTFEMKTFEKVYNGKNGNKDSLFVFKITYPEFTGKDGFVISAIKMNENVSNLTMGQKEGESLMEQFNSMVAFISEEEDSSWFFGNWSFTTQITPVMITDDIMTFYFSHDEYMGGAHPNYFMGALNFLVKTGEEITFDQIFKPGAKEELNRMGEIIVRKEREIPANQTLSDYGYWFENDKFELNENFSISHDAITFTFNPYEVGPYAIGPTDVKFPWSSVKHLVKADGPLAKLAGK, encoded by the coding sequence ATGAAAGCTCAAGCATTTCTATTTTATATCGTATTTTCAATTCTCGTTAGTGCACAACCTGTGACATTTGAGATGAAGACATTTGAAAAAGTTTACAACGGCAAAAATGGGAATAAAGATTCTCTTTTTGTGTTCAAAATTACTTACCCTGAATTTACCGGGAAAGATGGTTTCGTTATCAGTGCCATTAAGATGAATGAGAATGTATCCAACCTTACGATGGGTCAAAAGGAGGGAGAAAGTCTCATGGAGCAGTTTAATTCAATGGTTGCCTTTATTTCCGAGGAAGAGGATTCATCCTGGTTTTTTGGAAACTGGAGTTTCACCACTCAGATTACGCCAGTGATGATAACCGACGATATCATGACATTCTATTTTTCGCACGACGAGTATATGGGTGGAGCCCACCCTAATTACTTTATGGGGGCGCTAAACTTCCTGGTGAAGACAGGAGAGGAAATTACTTTCGATCAAATCTTCAAACCCGGTGCAAAAGAAGAACTGAACCGCATGGGTGAGATTATTGTAAGAAAGGAAAGAGAAATACCCGCGAATCAGACTCTTTCAGACTATGGATACTGGTTTGAGAATGATAAATTTGAACTGAATGAAAATTTTAGCATTTCCCATGATGCTATTACTTTTACTTTCAATCCTTATGAAGTGGGTCCTTATGCAATCGGACCTACGGATGTTAAATTTCCATGGTCGAGTGTCAAACACCTCGTCAAGGCAGACGGTCCACTTGCCAAATTAGCCGGAAAGTAA
- a CDS encoding thioredoxin domain-containing protein — MHMTQKKTNRLANEKSPYLLQHRFNPVDWYPWGAEAFRKAKEEDKPVFLSIGYSTCHWCHVMEHESFEDEVVAKILNDSFVSIKVDREERPDIDSIYMAVCQMIAGSGGWPLTVVLQPDKKPFFAGTYFPKESRYGKTGLIDLLNKIIVLWKERRSEINASATQITQVLNETPGRGESSKIPVEVFDTAFSQFGERFDPVHGGFGSSPKFPSPHNLIFLLHYFVNSGNPKALEMAEKTLISMRLGGIYDHLGDGFHRYSTDEEWRLPHFEKMLYDQAMLILAYAEALKITGDSFYSVTIDGIVKYLLNDMKSKEGGFYSAEDADSEGEEGKFYVWTIDELKEIMQEEFDTFSRLFEVDERGNFIDKVRGGYTGENVIFLTEPLEKMAVDQGAEPDHFTSKFEAYREKLLAVRNERIRPSLDDKILTDWNGLLMAALASAGRVSKKHEYILEAERIHLFIERKMVTNGLLFHRYRMGDLAIPAFLDDFAFYQLGLIELYRATFDAIYLLRARNYVSTMLNYFLDKKNGGFFQTSELSEDLPARWKDVYDGAIPSGNSVALKVLIALYHYLGDASFLNHAENLIASFTKNIERAPFAHAYFLHAIEPLIYPSYELVIAGEADHPEIKAALVELGKPAYENVFVILKDKKNSKILAEIAPFTSTMDITEGGCFFYLCSNSVCELPVPTAKELFFKMEK, encoded by the coding sequence ATACACATGACACAGAAGAAAACCAATCGACTTGCAAACGAGAAAAGTCCATATTTGCTTCAACACCGTTTCAATCCGGTTGACTGGTATCCCTGGGGTGCAGAGGCATTCCGAAAGGCAAAAGAAGAGGATAAACCGGTCTTTCTTTCAATCGGATATTCCACCTGCCATTGGTGCCATGTAATGGAGCATGAGTCGTTTGAGGATGAAGTTGTGGCAAAGATATTAAACGACAGTTTTGTCTCCATCAAGGTGGACCGGGAAGAAAGACCTGATATCGATTCAATTTACATGGCCGTCTGTCAGATGATTGCGGGAAGTGGTGGCTGGCCTCTTACTGTGGTTCTGCAACCGGACAAAAAACCGTTTTTTGCAGGTACTTATTTTCCCAAAGAGTCCCGTTACGGCAAGACCGGTCTTATCGATCTTTTGAACAAGATAATCGTTTTATGGAAGGAGAGAAGGAGCGAAATAAATGCTTCAGCTACTCAAATAACCCAGGTATTGAATGAAACGCCCGGCAGAGGCGAATCATCAAAAATCCCTGTAGAGGTATTTGATACGGCTTTTTCACAGTTTGGCGAAAGATTCGACCCTGTGCATGGGGGATTTGGTTCTTCACCAAAGTTTCCTTCTCCCCACAACCTGATCTTTCTGCTTCACTATTTCGTTAATTCCGGAAATCCCAAGGCATTGGAAATGGCTGAAAAAACCCTGATTTCGATGCGATTGGGAGGGATTTATGATCATTTGGGAGACGGATTTCACCGCTACTCTACCGATGAAGAGTGGAGGTTACCCCACTTCGAAAAGATGCTGTACGATCAGGCGATGTTGATTCTGGCTTACGCGGAAGCCCTCAAAATTACCGGCGATAGCTTTTACTCCGTAACCATTGATGGAATTGTAAAATACCTTCTGAATGATATGAAATCGAAAGAGGGTGGATTCTACAGTGCCGAAGATGCAGACAGTGAGGGTGAAGAGGGGAAATTTTATGTCTGGACGATCGACGAGCTAAAAGAGATAATGCAAGAAGAGTTTGACACTTTTTCCCGGTTGTTCGAGGTGGACGAAAGAGGCAATTTCATCGACAAAGTGAGAGGCGGATACACGGGTGAAAATGTTATTTTCCTAACCGAGCCGCTTGAAAAGATGGCTGTTGATCAGGGTGCGGAACCGGATCATTTTACCTCAAAATTTGAGGCATACAGAGAGAAACTTCTGGCGGTAAGAAATGAGAGAATCCGGCCGTCACTTGATGACAAAATTCTTACTGACTGGAATGGACTTCTGATGGCTGCCCTCGCATCCGCAGGAAGAGTTTCAAAAAAGCATGAATACATTCTGGAAGCTGAGAGAATTCATCTCTTCATAGAAAGAAAAATGGTCACAAACGGACTCCTTTTCCACCGGTACAGAATGGGCGATTTGGCAATTCCTGCTTTTCTTGACGATTTTGCGTTTTATCAGCTCGGTTTAATCGAGTTGTATCGTGCAACTTTCGATGCTATTTATCTCCTTAGAGCAAGGAATTATGTATCCACCATGCTAAATTACTTTTTGGACAAGAAGAACGGCGGCTTTTTTCAAACATCGGAACTTTCAGAGGATCTTCCTGCAAGATGGAAGGATGTTTACGATGGCGCCATTCCATCGGGAAATTCGGTTGCGTTGAAAGTCCTGATTGCATTATATCATTATCTCGGTGATGCTTCATTCCTGAACCATGCAGAAAATCTGATTGCATCATTCACTAAGAATATCGAACGGGCACCATTTGCGCACGCATATTTTCTGCATGCCATCGAGCCACTGATTTATCCTTCTTACGAACTCGTGATTGCAGGTGAGGCAGATCATCCCGAGATAAAAGCCGCTCTGGTCGAATTGGGCAAGCCGGCTTACGAAAATGTATTTGTCATTCTGAAAGATAAGAAAAACAGCAAAATTCTGGCTGAAATCGCTCCTTTTACTTCGACCATGGATATAACAGAAGGAGGGTGTTTCTTTTATCTGTGCAGTAATTCGGTCTGTGAACTGCCGGTTCCAACTGCAAAGGAACTGTTCTTTAAGATGGAAAAATAG
- a CDS encoding T9SS type A sorting domain-containing protein, producing the protein MSIKRLLFILILFISSLMSQDTILFMSYNLLSYPGTDASTRNGYYKTITQAVKPDILVVQEITSQIGVDGFLVNVLKTFSPNYNKGAFLDGPDSDNAIFYDSTKFDYLSNTAYPTELRTINLFQVRHKVTLDTLFIFSVHLKASTGATNEAQRGREVDVLRNVTNSYPPGRNFLVCGDFNIYGSTEVAYQKLKAVTAGTQGHFIDPIVMSGTFNQSQYAIHHTQSPRTRQFGGGSTGGMDDRFDMILFSQAISDTGGIEYVRNSNTAYGNDGQHYNDSINRPPNTAVGQTIANAIHYASDHIPVYQKFIFKQTPVSVENEVIPGSFYVENAYPNPFNPSTTIAWNLPSTGMVKLSFYNALGQLVSTESMGMMAAGKGSYIWDASGLSSGIYFARVEFLSETGSYSQFVKLNLMK; encoded by the coding sequence ATGAGTATTAAAAGACTGTTATTTATCCTGATTTTATTTATTTCGAGCTTGATGTCACAGGATACAATACTGTTTATGTCCTATAATTTGCTAAGTTACCCGGGAACCGATGCTTCAACCAGAAATGGCTATTACAAAACAATTACTCAGGCTGTGAAACCCGATATTCTGGTAGTTCAGGAGATTACATCTCAAATCGGTGTTGATGGCTTTTTAGTAAATGTATTGAAGACTTTCTCGCCGAATTATAATAAAGGGGCATTTCTCGACGGTCCCGACAGCGATAATGCCATATTTTATGACAGTACAAAATTTGATTATTTGAGTAATACTGCCTATCCGACAGAGTTGAGGACGATTAACCTCTTTCAGGTGAGGCACAAAGTTACCCTCGATACTCTCTTTATTTTTTCAGTCCATCTTAAAGCGAGTACGGGTGCGACCAACGAAGCACAGCGGGGCAGGGAAGTGGATGTGTTGCGAAATGTAACAAACAGTTATCCTCCCGGAAGGAACTTCCTTGTTTGCGGTGATTTCAATATTTATGGTTCAACAGAGGTTGCCTATCAAAAATTAAAAGCTGTAACTGCAGGTACACAGGGCCATTTTATTGATCCGATAGTGATGTCGGGTACTTTCAATCAGTCACAGTATGCAATCCACCACACCCAATCACCAAGAACCCGGCAGTTTGGTGGCGGTTCAACGGGTGGTATGGATGACCGTTTTGATATGATACTTTTCTCACAGGCAATTTCCGATACAGGCGGTATAGAATATGTAAGGAATTCGAACACTGCGTACGGGAATGACGGACAGCATTATAACGATTCGATCAATCGTCCTCCAAATACGGCAGTAGGTCAAACGATCGCAAATGCAATTCATTATGCATCCGATCATATTCCGGTTTATCAGAAATTTATATTCAAGCAAACCCCTGTGAGTGTTGAGAACGAGGTGATCCCCGGTTCATTTTATGTTGAGAATGCATATCCAAACCCGTTCAATCCCTCCACAACAATCGCTTGGAACCTTCCTTCAACAGGAATGGTTAAGTTGTCATTTTATAATGCGTTAGGACAGCTTGTTTCAACTGAATCTATGGGTATGATGGCTGCCGGCAAGGGAAGTTATATCTGGGATGCAAGCGGATTGTCTTCCGGAATATATTTCGCCAGAGTGGAGTTTCTGTCAGAAACCGGAAGCTATTCACAGTTTGTGAAATTGAATTTGATGAAGTAG